The following nucleotide sequence is from Verrucomicrobiales bacterium.
GGGCAAGATCGGGCGAGTCTGTGTTCTGTCAGAAGCGCGGGGTACGGGCCTGGGCGCGGCGTTGATCCGGGCCTGCCTGGAGGAACTTCGGCGGGTGCCGGGGGTGAGCACGGCCCTGCTGGGCGCGCAGACCCATGCGCTGGGGTTCTACGAAAGGCTCGGGTTTGTTGTCGAGGGCGAGGAGTATCTCGACGCGGGTATCCCGCATTACGACATGCGCCGCCCCTTGTAGCGGTTGCGAAGCGGAGCGGCTGGCGCCGCAAGTTCCTTGTCTCGTCGTCGGGCTTCGCCTCCTCCTCGGGCATGGGGGCGCTTCGCCCCCCACGGCGATGGTTTCAGGGAAACCATCGCCTTCCCCCCGAGGATATTTGCGAACAGGTGAATGGGTGGGTCGGGTAGTGTTTCCCAGGACGACATGTTAGGGCTTTGCCCATGAAAACACTTCCTTCCAAGGACGAGATCCGCCAGTGGATCGCTCAGAACCCTGGCCTTGCCGCCAAGCGGGACATTGCCAAGGCCTTTGGCATCAAGGGCGACGGGCGCATCGAGTTGAAGCGTTTGTTGCGCGAGCTTGAGGGTGAGGGCGTGGTCGAAAAGACCGCGCGGCGGTTCCATGAGAAGGGAGTGTTGCCTCCGGTTGCG
It contains:
- a CDS encoding GNAT family N-acetyltransferase, which gives rise to MIRRVTFRIERTGDIALCQRLRRVVFIDEQGVSEEDEVDGLDPEAVHLLAFDGERPVGTARMLIKGETGKIGRVCVLSEARGTGLGAALIRACLEELRRVPGVSTALLGAQTHALGFYERLGFVVEGEEYLDAGIPHYDMRRPL